The Myxocyprinus asiaticus isolate MX2 ecotype Aquarium Trade chromosome 36, UBuf_Myxa_2, whole genome shotgun sequence genome segment CTACTTTTAATCTGTGCTTCATACTTTTTGTTACAAATAACAGGAGGATGACTAGTGTGTTCAACCCAGCTTCCTTCAGTCATCTCAGCATTTTTGCTGTAGTTATGCAATATAAATGGTCCACTGAAATGATGCATGTATATAAACACTGTAACTAGGTCACTCATTTCCATTTCTTCCCCTTTGTTTCTGAACAGCTTGGTTAAATTCACCAAGTGTCTGTGAGAATGTATTCCCCAGCGGAACTACAGCAGCAGCTTTAATCgccatatacacaaatatattttcTCACTAGAATGGACTATTCCGACAATATTTTGGACACTAAACCTCCCTTTTCCCTCTGCAGTCACTGACAAAGTCGTGAAAATGGATTACTTACGTGAAGAAAGGAGGAAAGTTATACTGCCAGGGCCACTCAAAACTCATTGCAGCTTTGTACTGGTTGAGTTGATGTGTGGCTCCGCTGCATCTGTTTCCGGTCTGCACGAGTTAAGAGTCCCGCCAAATTAAGAGTCCTTTCACATCAGACACAAAGCTGTCCGTATTCATTGACACTTTTATTTAAAGCCACTTATAAATGAGGATAATAATCCAGTCAGGCATCCTTGAtcaagataataaaaaataaacatgtataaatgtatacatttatacatgtgaatgttttattatttaatttaaaggaatattctaggttcaatacaagttaagctcaatcaacagcatttgtagcatgttgattactacaaaaaataattttgactcgtccctctttttcttaaaaaaagaataaaataaataataattcaaaaaaagcaagaatcgagtgaggcacttacagtgggagtgaatggggcaaatttcggagggtttaaaggcagaaatgtgaagtttataatgtCATAAACACACTAACAtccattcttctgttaaatttttttttttttttttttttttttttgctataaagttgtttaaatcatcattttttgaGGGATTATGCTGTCATGgcaaactggatataactttgttcaaaaaaggttagtaaactattttatcacactaaaactatgttcacacatactgtttacatctttttgggtataattttgaaacagcaagtattttttttttctccccttttctccccaatttggaatgcccaattcccaatgtgctctaggtcctcgtggtggcgtagtgactcgcctcaatccggagaGATTGggagaggacgaatctcagttgcatccgcgtctgagaccgccaacattttatcacgtggcttgttgagcacgttaacacagaaacatagcgcgtgtggaggcttcacactattgtccgcggcatccacgcacaactcgccacatgccCCACCTAGAGCGAGAGCCACatcatagcgaccacgaggaggttaccccatgtgactctaccctccctagcaaccgggccaatttggttgcttaggagacctggctggggtcactcagcacaccctccagaggtggtagtcagcatcaatactcgttgagctacccaggccccgaaacagcaagtattttaatgtttacggattggctcccattcacttccattgtaagtgcctcactgggacccagatttttgcttttttaaaagaaaagaagggatgagtggaaattattttttgtggtaatcaacattatgccacaaatgctgtcgattgagcttaatttgtattaaacccggaattttcctttaactGAATTTTCAAAGGACTGACATTTGTACCACAAGGCTTTTGCTTCGGATTCTAGTCGGTCATTCGGGCGCATGATGGCGCTGTAAACTGATCCTCTCATCCGGGGCATGAGGCGGATGAAGGCGCCGACATAAACACTCTTAAATGCTCGCGTTAACTTATGCAGAATTATTATCTAAAATAATAACACACTGATGCGTTTTAGTATTTCACGCAGCTGCTAGTTCAACCGGTGGGAGAACAACTGTAATTTCTTTCCTGTGATTGATAATTATGATTGTGCATGGCTATGTTATTGAATGACGCTTAACACCGTCAGCCCATAAGGCTCTTGACTAATCAAGAAATGtaaacaaatcaaaatgcatGTATGCGTTCGGTGCGTTTttgaatgataaaataattatgcTGCAGTATAACTGACTCAGATCTATGTTTTGCAGCATGATGCAGGCGGCAGAGGACGTGCAGTCCTCTCTAGCGAAGCGCGTCGAGTCGATGGTAGTGAGTGAGCAGGACAAACCTGCAGAAAAGGAGGAAGTAGAAGATAAAGAAAGCGGCGAGGAGAAAACTGAAACGGCAGAGGATACTAAAACAGAGGATGGCACAAGTATGCACTCCATATTTTTCACTAACCGAAGggtaccatggtatcaccatgtTTTTGGACGTTGTTTTTGCATCCCTCATGTGACTGCCATGGTGTtctttaaaggtacagttcacccaaaaatgaaaattctcatcatttactcaccctcatgccatccctgatgtgaatgactttctcttttctgcagaacacaagtgaagatctttagaagaatatttcagctcttttggtccatacaatgcaagtgaatggtgaccagaacttttatgttccaaaaagcacataaacgcagcataaaagtaatccatccagctccagtggtttaatccatgtcttcataagagatatgataggtgttggtagaaatagatcaatatttaaatccttttttactattaatctccactttcccttTTCACTTCCACGttattctacttttgtttttggagattcgcattcttcatgcatatcgtcacctactgtgcagggaggagaatttatagtataaaaggacttaaatattgatctgtttctcacccacacctatcatatcgcttctgaagacgtggattaaaccactggagtcatatagattatgtttatgatgtctttatgtgctttttggagcttggatgcTTTAAATGgtcctacagaactgaaatattcttctaaaaatcttcatttgtgttctgcaaaagaaagacagtcatacacatctgaatggtatgagggtgagtaaattatgatagaattttcatttttgggtgaactttctttagtggaaaagttaatttctgatgcTGCTTGGCAgctttcatgagattcatccatatATCAGAGAACCATGGTAAAAATCATCTGATAACATTTTTGTCTTAGTTACTGTTTCTCATAATACATTATCCTAAGAGCAGCATGATTCATGTTTCCATGCTATGCTCCTTTTCTTCCTCTTCCACACTCTCCATCATGCATGAAAGATGCAGAGGGAGGCAAAGAATCCATGGAAGTAGAGGAGCAGAAAGAGGGATTGACCACGGATGGAGAAATGAATGGAGGTGGAGAAGGAGACCACCAGCAGGCGGAGGACTGGGAGATCCCCTACAGCGACGAGGAGATGGAGGACCCTAAGAACTGGATGCCTCCACCAGAGGAGATCAAACGGCTATATGAGCTCCTGGCTAAAGGAGAAATGCTTGAGTTGAAGTGGGTCCCTCTTCCACGCCGACCTCCCACCCCTCCACGCACTCCCTCACCTGAGGGAGATGGAGAAGACTCACAAGAGACTAAAGAGGAGGAGAGTGAGCGCAAGTGagtgctcttaaaggaatagttcacttaaaaaggttcattatttactaaccctaatGGCACTCCAAACCAGAGATAGGGCTAGGCGATAGGACGATATAATTAGATATCTacaatatctgacaaatatcctgATGCCGATTGTGATACTCCCTGACAGACGATGAAGACAGACGATGTTTGACCATATCGggaaatgcaggtatttcatgcgcagtggcgggtaatttttCTCATCTACCCACCACAgtggcgggcgacctgtaagacgtctcggagtgacaaatgacaaaaaatgccattagacacaaagacatgcacttgaagaaacacactttattatatttttaagaacagtcgacagaaaagccatcaatgtgcatgtctgattcactgttatatatttgtatttaagaAAACAAGATGAAAGTGATTCAATCATAAAGAATACAAGAACACGTTCAACCTAAAATTGagtatttctttttctttaggcAGAATTAACTGCATGAAACTCAACACAAGCACAAATTCGATAGGAACACAGTGAAAATGATTAGGCAGCATTAATTTGGAAACACaatggaatttattaggcttacaccTAATAGGAAAACTGGTGAAGTAACAAAGTTTTGTGGCCGTTTGATGAAACTAAAAAATGATGTGGGTAGGGTTGAACTTTCTAGAGGCAATGGTTTagttatatttcaattattattattattattattgtgtttacatttataatcgTCTGAAGATCTTTATTTGTATTAgttattttccacctgttgtcttaaGCCCAAAgatacttcggtcagacgtgaACGCTCACAGGatgcgtgacgcaaatctcgtcatcagcagagtgcttgagcactgaacgcTCACAGGCCGATTTTTCTAGCCGCGCGTCTTTGAACGCGCAgaatgcgcctggaattatttgcacgaattagtgtgtccacaaggtggcaacactcacatttgagctgttgctgtcaggaagaaatgctagaagaagatgtaattgctggtaaataacaggagacgaaggtaaaaacaacaacagtggatttgCACGTCAAgggcgtgtgtgtgtgaggaggtcaggagatacctgtaattgtataacttgagtctgaaggaatataaagacatctttttgGGTTTAAacccctgaagagaaatagtccggtgtctcatagcagtcgtagtacCTGTGTACGCGTGCcccgtcaaatggagtatactttgactgGCTCGCGTTTGACAGTACGCTGACGTTGAGCGTTCacgtcaaaatcgaagtatactttgtgcTTTAGACTGATACTTTgcttgatggcaaatggggctggTGGAGGAAGTTGGAGACTGATTTgtggaggtggttaaataagattttttgaccaTTTAGAAATATCTTTACTTTTAGTTGTTTTATGTTTCTAAAAaggaatttaatttttaaagcaaaatcaataaggCAAAAATATTCACGATCCCCCGCCAGTGGTGGCATTAATTGAATCCacgagtaaaagtgtccaataacgggccaattactgagattaagccagtagagttcggctggtcatgtgattcaaacatggccgcccccatgaggagaccctctccttGTATaagaaaacagcttttataagctttctgatatgactggagcctTTATCTCCTGTGagagctcatgattttatacatatgtttcaaaattgctattcatttctttagaagtaaaaaaaattttaatgaggaaaaaattactaagtgcacctttaaagcttgAAATCTTGAAGAAATCGTAGAAATCTTGcatacatctgatttgctgttgtttaaTTGGTTATCTGCAGTTATATCGGAAGGCCATCACCCACACTTCTTTCTAGATATCAGTTTCTGGAtcggacattaaaaaaaaaaaaaacacatatcggtcgaccactactccaaaccgtatgactttgtttcttccgcagaacacaaaagggAAAAATGAAGAAGTCTTCACATGTCTTTTTGTTATATAACAAAAGTGAATCGTAACTTAGGAccgtcaagctacaaaaagcaccataaaaccacagttaaAGTAATCGATacgactcgtgcactatattccaagtcttctgaagccatactatcACTTTGTGGTGCAGGTTTAatgtcatgacatttggtcacagGACAAGCAAGAACCAATAAGTTTTGATGTTATAGACACCCAACCTGCTACATACTCGGATTGTCAGTGATTTAATTCaaaagtgaataacgacttaaatttcggtACATTGATTTATCGGTCTGTTACTAGTAATGAAGCTACTCTAGCCTCTTTGTTAGGATTTGTCATACATttctctgcactatttttatatTTCTCTCTGTGTATGTTCTCCAGGGCCCTCACACCAACCGAGTTTGATTTTGACGAGGAGCAATCTTCTGTGACTCCTAAGAATGCTTTTCTCAATCGGCGCAGAACACCAGGTGtgataataaaaaacaatttcagcGTGTATTGATTTGGTACTAGTGGCACtcatacaataaaaatgattaatgtATATGATTTGTAATCTTCCTTCTCTCATCTTCAGGTTCTTCAGCCCGCTCTTCAGTCAAACGTGAGGCTCGGCTAGACAAAGTGCTGTCAGACATGAAGCGTCACAGAAAAATTGAGGAGCACATTCTAAGGACAGGTCGAGACCTTTTTAAAAGTGATAAACCACGGCCAGGGCCTGCCACAGAGCAGGCCTTATCACCAAACAGTCAGAGGGAGCGGGAAAAAGAAAGGGAGCGGGACAGTGACCCCAGCACTGTCTTCAGTCCCAGACAGAGGAGATACTGAGGGAAAAGGAGAAACAGATTTCTTGAAAGAACAGCAATTTTTTTAGGGTTTATACCCTAATTTAAAATTCATCATTTTGC includes the following:
- the LOC127427410 gene encoding PAXIP1-associated glutamate-rich protein 1-like isoform X1; amino-acid sequence: MMQAAEDVQSSLAKRVESMVVSEQDKPAEKEEVEDKESGEEKTETAEDTKTEDGTNAEGGKESMEVEEQKEGLTTDGEMNGGGEGDHQQAEDWEIPYSDEEMEDPKNWMPPPEEIKRLYELLAKGEMLELKWVPLPRRPPTPPRTPSPEGDGEDSQETKEEESERKALTPTEFDFDEEQSSVTPKNAFLNRRRTPGSSARSSVKREARLDKVLSDMKRHRKIEEHILRTGRDLFKSDKPRPGPATEQALSPNSQREREKERERDSDPSTVFSPRQRRY
- the LOC127427410 gene encoding PAXIP1-associated glutamate-rich protein 1-like isoform X2: MMQAAEDVQSSLAKRVESMVVSEQDKPAEKEEVEDKESGEEKTETAEDTKTEDGTKGGKESMEVEEQKEGLTTDGEMNGGGEGDHQQAEDWEIPYSDEEMEDPKNWMPPPEEIKRLYELLAKGEMLELKWVPLPRRPPTPPRTPSPEGDGEDSQETKEEESERKALTPTEFDFDEEQSSVTPKNAFLNRRRTPGSSARSSVKREARLDKVLSDMKRHRKIEEHILRTGRDLFKSDKPRPGPATEQALSPNSQREREKERERDSDPSTVFSPRQRRY